From one Humulus lupulus chromosome 8, drHumLupu1.1, whole genome shotgun sequence genomic stretch:
- the LOC133796368 gene encoding uncharacterized protein At2g34160-like: protein MEEITDGVNNMIMADSQKRNRIQVSNTKKPLFFYVNLAKRYMQQYNEVELSALGMAIATVVTIAEILKNNGLALEKKIMTSTVDIKDDSRGRPVQKAKIEILLGKTANFDELMAAAAEEKEAREAAEEQS, encoded by the exons ATGGAAGAAATTACGGATGGCGTCAACAACATGATCATGGCAGATTCTCAAAAGAGGAACCGTATTCAGGTCTCCAATACCAAAAAGCCCCTTTTCTTCTACGTCAATTTGGCGAAG AGATACATGCAACAATACAATGAGGTCGAGCTCTCAGCCTTAGGAATGG CTATTGCCACCGTTGTCACAATTGCAGAAATACTAAAGAACAATGGACTGGCTCTTGAGAAGA AGATTATGACATCGACTGTTGATATAAAGGATGATTCTAGAGGGAGACCTGTCCAAAAAGCCAAG ATTGAGATATTGCTTGGAAAGACAGCAAACTTTGATGAATTGATGGCTGCTGCCGCAGAGGAGAAGGAAGCTAGAGAGGCTGCTGAGGAGCAGAGCTGA